TTTATGCATTGCACTGGATACGAAATCAAGAGTAAGATTTTAGTCTACTTAAATTATATCACTATCGACTTTTTGAAGCTCCACACAAAGAAATACTTAAAACAAACCAACTTCTACCACTTCTAATAcgaatatttaataacattaaaaatgatttgtcttaaaaaaaattattgtctatttaaatttcaaaatatctCATTGCCATTATAGcattataatccttattaatttgtaaataaagtattattttctttatgttcTAGGAAAGCGTTTAGAAATATCTACAATCTTCTAGACGAAGGCGGAGACTGCCTTCTCACCTTCCTCGGGTACGCTCCGTTGTACAGCGTGTACAGCATACTGTCACAGTGTTCTAAATGGGAGTCCTGGTTGAAAGACGTTAAAAAGTTCATATCACCATATCACGATATGCAGGTACTGCCATTTATTTCTAACTGAATGCGTAAGAACTTTTCAAAGATCGCAAACAAaagataataaacaatttaacgCGGTAAATTATGATGATACATGAAAATAAAGAGGGCTAAGTTAGATTCTTAACTTATCTCGATCATTCGATCCTACACTTCGTAAAAAATTGGTCAAatgataatataaatgttacttAATGACGCAGTCTAGACGTAAGCCGACgaaaaataacacataatatCATTACATACGAATTGTTCGCAACAATATCATCatcaatttaaaagttaaattattacaCGTGATCACTCACGTTGGCTTATATCTCAAAATCTTATCAGTGAGTATCTAGGCGATACATTGTTGCAAACCAAAAATAGTATCTGACTACTTCCTGATATTACGTAAACAAGTTTTCTAGAAAAATAAgctattaacataaatattttattatattttgcatttCAGGAACCAGAAAAGAAAGTCACGCAAATGATGCAAGAAATAGGCTTCAGAAATATCGATGTGAAATGCAAGGAAATGCGTTTTGAGTTTGACAGCGTAGAAGCTATGAAAAGTGAGTATTTGTTTTCGATAAATAGCAAAATTTTCCATAACTAGCAAAAAATTGctgccttttttatttataacatctaTTATTTACAAGCTTTCATTTAACTCGcaatttttgtatgtaataatatgtataagtaatatttatgagtaataagtataagtaaatatgtatgtgtgtgtaaagtGAAATCTTCCAACCAAATTTGAAGCAGATATCTTCAACCGATTGAGCTAAAATTTAGTTTGCATGACCAATAAGGCTAAGCTGCATAAAGGCTTGCTATacacagttttaattaaaatctattctACTTTCAGACACTGTAAAAGCCATCGAGCCTTTCGACATGCCAAAAGATGTGTATGAAGAGTTTATGCAAGATTACTACTCGGTGGCCCAAGACATCGGTGTcgtagaaataaataacaataacatcggAGACACCTCGATCAATTGTTCCTATTCTCTACTCGTCGTATGCGCAAGCAAATGATTGGCAGGCACCAATAAGAACCTTAAAATTAAGTGAAACCATAGTGAAATTATTCTGGCAATTCCGCCTAAGATCTGATTACCATAACCGCCTATTTTGTACTTTCCTCCtagttttaaatacaaataagtaaGTACTACATTCAAAAAGAAGCTTTTTTAGctaaacataattttgataaatacacttgggagcaaagaaatggAGCCACTAGCgctttttttaactttaaaaaacactctatttacacttttaaaaaaggtaattaattaaattgcctttcataCGACACACATACGTTGCCTGTTAAGACAACaattgtatcagaaaatattgatcaagaaatgaaaaaggaAAAACGCTAGTGACTCCGTTTCattgctcccaagtgtagataataagtaaaaataagttatttcgCAATAAATAGTGACGTCTTTGGTATCCAAAGAATTAGACTTTAGTATTTTGAAATACATTACAATGCAACAGTTTCAATAGTTTTCCGGGGTCGAGAGTGCATCTCTATTTCTATGCAGTCATATGATAAGAAACTACGCCGTGATCACACAACTAATACCAATCAGATCAATGTAACAGTAAAAATTCATGTTAACAAGAATGTATCTTATAGAGCCTATACTTATAATGTAGGAAAAAACCcgaacacaaatatttttaactaaaacacGTTTAGAGGATATTACTTAAGGTTTGAAGCAAATATAAAGTACCTAAGGCCTTTAGAGAGAGTGTGTGATTTTCCTTATAACAATACAATTCCTTTGAAAACCAAAAACACAAAGATATTTATAAGCCTACTAACAAACGCTGGATATTTTTCCGCTCATATTGGATTCTCTTCTAATATTTTGCAAGAAATCACAATCAATCAAATGTTACTTTTGTACATAGCAACTAATTTTGCGACTCATTATTTTTCAAGCAAATATGAGACTAGTAGAggctttattttaagtgtgacaATGGTATAGTAATAATTTAAGacataggtatttattaaaatatttctaagaaCATTAagtgtggtgatagatcgatcattttatttaacatacaaGATACTTAAGCTGTCATAAATTGGTACTTAATTCTGGAGGTTATTGACTTATATTGAATCAAATATACCAATGCAAATGGCATCCTAATGACATCAAATTAATGACTGCTTAGACAAGGCTTTGGGCGGGTGACTAACTGActgacataaaacaaaaaactgtaTATGATCACTTCTAATTTATGACACTTTCTAGTGCAGTTTCTTTTCCAAAATTGGTAATGATTATGGAAAGTGTCTAGAGCAAACACTGTGACCTCGATCAGTGTATGACCTGATCAAAAACGAACTCcaaaagtttaaaatactta
This genomic window from Spodoptera frugiperda isolate SF20-4 chromosome 28, AGI-APGP_CSIRO_Sfru_2.0, whole genome shotgun sequence contains:
- the LOC118265567 gene encoding juvenile hormone acid O-methyltransferase isoform X2, which gives rise to MNDPELYNVANSLQKNAAVQCLNEYAKKINWKNIGDSAIDLGCGDGSVTVILKKYMPSNYKKLVACDISEKAVKYANEHHSDEVTMFKVMDIQGDLPEEMHSAFHHVFSFYALHWIRNQEKAFRNIYNLLDEGGDCLLTFLGYAPLYSVYSILSQCSKWESWLKDVKKFISPYHDMQEPEKKVTQMMQEIGFRNIDVKCKEMRFEFDSVEAMKNTVKAIEPFDMPKDVYEEFMQDYYSVAQDIGVVEINNNNIGDTSINCSYSLLVVCASK